The following coding sequences lie in one Acidobacteriota bacterium genomic window:
- the rplL gene encoding 50S ribosomal protein L7/L12 — translation MAKKTTEDLLTVFEEMSVLELSEFLKAFEDKFEVTAAAPVAVAAVATDGGDSAAVEEQTEFDVLLSAIGDKKIQVIKVVRELTSLGLKEAKGVVDNAPGPVLEGVDQAAADKAKEALEGAGASVEIK, via the coding sequence ATGGCAAAAAAGACGACAGAAGACTTGCTCACAGTCTTTGAGGAAATGTCCGTACTTGAACTCTCCGAATTCCTCAAGGCATTCGAAGACAAGTTTGAGGTGACCGCGGCCGCACCGGTCGCGGTGGCAGCCGTTGCAACCGACGGCGGTGACAGTGCTGCCGTGGAAGAGCAGACCGAGTTCGACGTGCTGCTCTCAGCGATCGGCGACAAGAAGATCCAGGTGATCAAGGTCGTTCGCGAACTCACCAGCCTGGGGCTCAAAGAGGCCAAGGGTGTTGTCGACAACGCCCCGGGTCCCGTGCTCGAAGGTGTCGATCAGGCGGCTGCCGACAAGGCAAAAGAGGCCCTCGAGGGTGCCGGGGCATCTGTCGAGATCAAGTAG
- the rplJ gene encoding 50S ribosomal protein L10 has product MPRPDKVKAVAELQERFEGAQAVFLAEYAGLSVKSQQELRRGLRESGAEFKVAKMTLTRLATAGLDIEGLEDLLVGPTGLAFADADPAAAAKVLATFAAENDAFTIKGAVLGVELLTPERVADLAKLPSRDELLAKLLGTMRAPMSNMAGLLAALPRNVASMMQQLIEKKEAAGDTTGAVDEPAEPVAADDSAVDEAVDDDTSSELSADDTVADEAAGSDTADDDAVANETADVASENVSQEQEEPADKAEEE; this is encoded by the coding sequence ATGCCACGACCAGACAAGGTCAAGGCTGTAGCCGAGCTACAAGAGCGCTTCGAGGGAGCACAAGCGGTGTTCCTTGCCGAGTACGCAGGGCTGTCCGTAAAGTCGCAGCAGGAGTTGCGGCGCGGACTGCGCGAGTCCGGCGCGGAGTTCAAGGTCGCCAAGATGACTTTGACGCGTCTCGCCACTGCCGGTCTCGATATAGAGGGTCTTGAAGACCTTCTTGTCGGTCCAACCGGTTTGGCGTTCGCCGATGCTGACCCAGCAGCGGCCGCAAAGGTGCTTGCTACCTTTGCGGCTGAGAACGACGCGTTCACGATCAAAGGAGCGGTCCTCGGGGTCGAACTCCTGACTCCCGAACGGGTCGCCGATCTAGCGAAGTTGCCCAGCCGCGACGAGTTACTTGCCAAGTTGCTCGGCACCATGCGTGCGCCGATGTCGAATATGGCCGGTCTGCTTGCTGCGTTGCCGCGCAACGTAGCCTCGATGATGCAGCAGCTCATTGAGAAGAAGGAAGCTGCCGGTGATACCACCGGCGCAGTCGACGAGCCGGCCGAACCGGTCGCTGCTGACGATAGCGCAGTCGACGAAGCGGTCGACGACGACACGTCGTCTGAGCTGTCAGCCGACGACACGGTCGCTGATGAGGCTGCAGGCAGTGACACTGCCGACGATGACGCGGTAGCTAACGAGACCGCGGACGTAGCAAGCGAAAACGTTTCCCAAGAACAAGAAGAACCGGCTGACAAAGCCGAGGAGGAATAA
- the rplA gene encoding 50S ribosomal protein L1, which translates to MAKEAKKKAAVRRKYDSSQLHAPQDAVATVKSLAYASFDESVDAVFLLGIDPRQADQIVRGTVSLPHGTGKNVRICVFATGENAEAAEKAGADIVGGAVLATEFSKGRPLDFDVTIATPDMMPVVGKLGQLLGPRGLMPNPKSGTVTTDVATAVAEFKAGRVEYRNDRYGNVHVGIGRVSFSEEQLLENLIKLADEVQRARPASAKGFYMKKISISSTMGPGVRVDIAALMDAVKD; encoded by the coding sequence ATGGCAAAAGAAGCCAAGAAAAAGGCCGCGGTGCGGCGCAAGTACGACAGTTCTCAGTTACACGCACCGCAAGACGCGGTAGCGACAGTCAAGAGCCTCGCGTACGCTTCGTTTGACGAGAGCGTTGACGCGGTGTTCCTGTTGGGTATCGACCCACGCCAGGCCGACCAGATTGTCCGTGGGACCGTCAGCTTGCCGCATGGTACCGGCAAGAACGTGCGGATATGTGTTTTCGCAACAGGCGAAAACGCCGAGGCGGCAGAAAAGGCCGGCGCTGACATCGTGGGCGGGGCCGTGCTTGCCACGGAGTTTTCCAAAGGTCGCCCGCTCGATTTTGACGTCACCATTGCAACGCCAGACATGATGCCGGTTGTTGGAAAGTTGGGCCAACTTCTTGGACCGCGTGGATTGATGCCGAACCCAAAGTCCGGAACGGTGACAACCGATGTGGCGACCGCGGTTGCCGAGTTCAAGGCGGGTCGTGTTGAGTATCGCAACGACCGTTATGGCAACGTGCATGTGGGGATCGGTCGAGTGTCATTTTCCGAAGAGCAGCTTCTGGAAAACCTCATAAAACTTGCCGACGAAGTGCAGCGTGCCAGGCCTGCTTCGGCAAAGGGCTTCTACATGAAGAAGATCTCGATCTCTTCGACGATGGGACCCGGCGTCCGCGTCGACATCGCTGCGCTCATGGATGCAGTCAAAGATTAA
- the rplK gene encoding 50S ribosomal protein L11 — MGRKKLVTVIKLQIPAGQASPAPPVGPALGQHSVNIMDFVKAYNDATASQAGTIVPVEISVYEDRTFTFVTKTPPAAVLLRQAAKIEKGSSEPLKVKVGTVTRDQVRDIAETKMRDLNANDVDAAMLIIEGTARSMGLLVDG; from the coding sequence ATGGGCCGCAAGAAGCTCGTGACAGTTATAAAGCTCCAGATTCCTGCTGGACAGGCGTCCCCCGCTCCACCGGTCGGACCGGCGCTCGGTCAGCACAGTGTCAACATCATGGACTTCGTCAAGGCGTACAACGACGCCACCGCGAGCCAGGCCGGGACGATCGTCCCTGTTGAGATTTCGGTGTACGAGGACCGGACGTTCACGTTTGTGACAAAGACCCCTCCGGCGGCGGTCCTGCTGCGTCAAGCGGCGAAGATCGAGAAGGGTTCGTCAGAGCCGCTCAAGGTCAAGGTGGGGACAGTCACTCGTGACCAGGTGCGTGACATTGCCGAAACCAAGATGCGAGATCTCAACGCCAACGATGTCGATGCCGCAATGCTGATTATCGAGGGCACTGCCCGGTCGATGGGTCTGCTCGTCGACGGTTAG
- the nusG gene encoding transcription termination/antitermination protein NusG produces MNDVTQALETETDEVVDEEDAASAPYVEPEPESPYDLSGSWYVIHSYSGYENKVKANLKTRVKSMHLEDKIFDVVIPMEDVIEFKGGKKVTVQRKKFPGYILCRLYLDDDAWYAVRNTPGVTGFVGSGTKPTPLSRREVERILGVRKDEIEKEKPRFKPAWEVGETVRVVEGPFADFNGIVEDINVDQSKVRVLVDIFGRETPVELSFDQIVKF; encoded by the coding sequence ATGAATGACGTGACACAAGCTCTCGAAACGGAGACCGACGAAGTCGTCGACGAAGAGGACGCCGCCTCCGCGCCATACGTCGAGCCTGAACCAGAGAGTCCGTACGACCTCTCCGGTTCGTGGTATGTCATCCATTCGTACTCCGGGTACGAGAACAAAGTAAAGGCGAACCTTAAAACTCGTGTGAAGTCAATGCATCTTGAGGACAAGATTTTCGATGTCGTGATTCCGATGGAGGACGTCATCGAGTTCAAGGGTGGTAAGAAGGTCACCGTTCAGCGCAAGAAGTTTCCTGGATACATCTTGTGCAGGTTGTACCTCGATGATGACGCCTGGTATGCGGTTCGCAACACCCCGGGTGTTACCGGCTTCGTGGGCTCTGGCACCAAGCCAACACCACTGTCAAGGCGCGAAGTTGAGCGAATCCTCGGCGTCCGAAAGGACGAGATCGAAAAAGAGAAGCCGCGGTTCAAGCCGGCCTGGGAGGTTGGCGAGACAGTGCGTGTTGTCGAAGGGCCTTTCGCCGATTTCAACGGCATCGTCGAAGACATCAACGTCGACCAGTCGAAGGTGCGAGTCCTTGTCGATATCTTCGGCCGTGAAACGCCTGTCGAACTCAGCTTCGACCAGATTGTTAAGTTCTAA
- the secE gene encoding preprotein translocase subunit SecE has protein sequence MRRLQAKEEERAKQRRKQGPAPRKRDRASFQQFFREVRQELKKVAWPGRKELTTFTLVVFITATALTGMTFGLDWGLQKVFLKLLGV, from the coding sequence ATGCGACGCCTCCAGGCCAAGGAGGAAGAGCGCGCCAAGCAACGACGCAAGCAGGGTCCAGCCCCGCGCAAACGCGATCGTGCCAGCTTCCAGCAGTTCTTTCGCGAGGTCCGTCAAGAACTCAAGAAGGTCGCGTGGCCAGGAAGAAAAGAACTCACGACGTTCACTCTCGTCGTGTTCATCACCGCAACTGCATTGACCGGGATGACCTTTGGCCTCGACTGGGGCCTGCAGAAGGTGTTCCTGAAGTTGTTGGGGGTGTAA
- a CDS encoding RNA polymerase sigma factor, which translates to MQPDAVRDSEEELITAAQSGDQSAFSELVRRHQHEVFTLALRLVGNRDQAADVSQEAFVRAWRHLEKFRGESKFSTWLHRITVNAAWSYRRKTKRHAIASLDELANAQPDLVSIGPARAAESAAMRPRLLKALDTLSPSVRAVVVLRDIYDWSHGQIAEHLEISVTAAKVRLHRGHKQLKTQLWDEYGEDK; encoded by the coding sequence ATGCAACCCGACGCGGTCAGAGACAGTGAAGAGGAACTGATCACCGCTGCGCAAAGCGGAGATCAGTCCGCGTTTTCTGAGCTAGTGCGACGACATCAACACGAGGTGTTCACTTTGGCGCTCCGCCTTGTCGGGAATCGAGATCAAGCTGCTGACGTTTCGCAGGAAGCTTTCGTGCGTGCGTGGCGCCACCTGGAGAAGTTCCGCGGCGAATCGAAGTTTTCCACCTGGCTCCACCGTATCACCGTCAACGCTGCGTGGTCGTATCGTCGCAAGACAAAACGACACGCTATTGCCAGCCTCGACGAGTTAGCGAACGCCCAGCCCGACCTTGTCAGTATTGGGCCGGCGCGGGCTGCCGAAAGCGCAGCAATGCGCCCTCGGTTGCTGAAAGCCCTCGACACCCTTTCACCGTCCGTTCGAGCCGTTGTTGTGTTGCGAGACATTTATGATTGGTCGCACGGCCAGATCGCTGAACATTTGGAGATATCCGTGACAGCCGCCAAGGTGCGCCTTCATCGTGGTCACAAACAGCTCAAAACCCAACTCTGGGATGAATACGGGGAAGACAAGTGA
- a CDS encoding MaoC family dehydratase N-terminal domain-containing protein, whose amino-acid sequence MSLSSVEGRAYGPTTLHLSETLARQFVETTGDDASRWVTAAPPSFAAALLFAIAPQFLSDPDVAPFTKVLVHSDQRFAWSGPLTHGSVWTVSARVVSVRSRGAMNFVTLEASAAGDNGSSVKSTSVFLMGDEAGTADVAGQAEPAVDMSAKNEPAPGVMTGTEIGPIAKSASRLDLVRYAGVSGDFNPVHLDHDAAVRSGLAGIVVHGLLMSSWLLQIAAAATAGDSPLADARLRFKNPLFPGDQAAVSGTRTNTDGGPRVTLSLTGGETTLVTCQATLQAGE is encoded by the coding sequence ATGTCACTCTCGTCCGTTGAAGGCCGTGCCTACGGTCCGACAACTCTCCATCTGTCAGAGACGCTTGCGCGCCAGTTTGTTGAGACCACTGGAGATGACGCCTCGCGTTGGGTGACCGCCGCTCCGCCATCCTTTGCGGCAGCGCTCCTGTTCGCCATTGCACCCCAGTTTCTCAGCGACCCCGATGTAGCTCCGTTCACAAAGGTTCTGGTCCACTCTGATCAGCGTTTTGCGTGGTCAGGGCCGCTTACCCACGGTTCGGTTTGGACAGTGTCAGCGCGTGTTGTTTCGGTTCGCTCGCGTGGTGCAATGAACTTCGTGACGCTCGAAGCTAGTGCCGCGGGAGACAATGGTTCCTCCGTGAAATCGACGTCTGTGTTCTTGATGGGTGACGAGGCCGGCACTGCGGACGTTGCCGGGCAGGCAGAGCCTGCCGTCGACATGTCCGCCAAGAACGAGCCGGCACCGGGGGTCATGACCGGTACCGAGATTGGTCCCATTGCGAAATCCGCAAGCCGCCTTGACCTCGTCAGATACGCTGGGGTGAGTGGCGACTTTAACCCCGTGCATCTCGATCATGACGCGGCGGTTCGGTCTGGTCTTGCGGGAATTGTTGTTCACGGACTGTTGATGTCGTCGTGGCTGCTCCAGATCGCGGCCGCGGCCACAGCCGGCGACTCCCCGCTGGCCGATGCCCGTTTACGATTTAAGAACCCGTTGTTTCCCGGTGATCAGGCGGCGGTATCAGGCACGCGCACGAACACTGACGGCGGCCCTCGGGTGACGTTGAGTCTTACCGGCGGCGAAACAACACTGGTGACCTGCCAGGCGACTCTGCAAGCCGGCGAGTAA
- a CDS encoding IS30 family transposase codes for MTIRETKPRANALTFGEREEIWMGIQRGESNTVLAQRLGRSRSTIWREITNNGGREGYRMSRAQDRAHRQGRRQRPTWVETRPWLWDVVVGLLLYEKWSPEQIAHRLRIEHPNDSSWWVSHETIYQAIYVQARGGLREELMACLRSGRTARKPQRRGVTTGGRITSKVMISQRPSEVADRAVPGHWEGDLIVGKGNKSYVATLVERTTRLGILIKIDSKDAGHVAQRLSEHVQTLPTQLFKTLTWDQGTELADHAVFTIRTGVPVFFCDPRSPWQRGSNENFNGLVRQFLPKGTDLSQHSQADLDEYARLLNNRPRKTLNWDKPAEQYNQLVAATA; via the coding sequence ATGACTATACGTGAAACAAAACCACGAGCTAACGCACTCACTTTCGGGGAACGCGAAGAGATATGGATGGGTATCCAACGTGGGGAGTCAAACACTGTGCTGGCGCAACGGTTGGGAAGGTCCCGTTCAACAATCTGGCGGGAGATCACTAACAATGGTGGCCGTGAAGGCTATCGCATGTCCCGCGCCCAGGATCGTGCCCATCGACAGGGACGGCGCCAGCGTCCAACGTGGGTTGAGACTAGGCCGTGGCTGTGGGATGTCGTGGTTGGGTTGTTGCTTTACGAGAAGTGGTCACCCGAGCAGATCGCTCACCGGCTTCGCATAGAGCACCCCAATGATTCATCATGGTGGGTGTCACACGAAACGATTTATCAAGCTATCTACGTCCAAGCCAGAGGCGGGTTACGTGAAGAACTCATGGCCTGTCTGCGTAGCGGGCGCACGGCACGTAAACCGCAGCGTCGTGGAGTGACCACTGGGGGCAGGATTACTTCAAAGGTGATGATCTCTCAACGACCTAGCGAGGTTGCTGATCGGGCTGTGCCCGGGCACTGGGAAGGAGACCTCATAGTTGGCAAAGGAAACAAAAGTTACGTTGCGACACTGGTGGAACGCACCACCCGGTTAGGGATACTCATCAAAATTGACTCCAAGGACGCCGGGCATGTTGCTCAACGCCTGAGTGAACATGTTCAGACACTCCCTACCCAGCTCTTCAAGACCCTCACCTGGGACCAGGGAACCGAACTTGCTGACCATGCCGTGTTCACTATCCGGACCGGGGTCCCTGTGTTCTTTTGTGACCCTCGTTCGCCGTGGCAACGCGGCTCTAACGAGAATTTCAACGGCCTCGTGAGGCAATTCCTCCCCAAAGGAACCGACCTCTCCCAACACTCCCAAGCCGACCTTGATGAATACGCCCGACTACTCAACAACCGACCACGTAAAACGCTTAACTGGGACAAACCAGCAGAGCAATACAACCAACTCGTCGCGGCCACAGCTTGA